One part of the Haliaeetus albicilla chromosome 9, bHalAlb1.1, whole genome shotgun sequence genome encodes these proteins:
- the COMMD2 gene encoding COMM domain-containing protein 2, which translates to MLLVLSEEQKAHLGCLPRVGAAAVGELGRLAVELLRRGAAARACEAAARKLNVGADTIQRGVEGLTYLLTESSKLMISEIDFQDSIHVLGFSDELNKLLLQLYLDNRKEIRSILSELAPKLPSYHNLEWRLDVQLASRSLRQQIKPAVTMKLHLNQNEDQIAQVLQTDPSTLLHLIQQLEQALGEMKTNHCRRIARNMK; encoded by the exons atGCTGCTGGTGCTGTCGGAGGAGCAGAAGGCGCACCTGGGCTGCCTGCCGCGGGTGGGCGCCGCAG CCGTCGGCGAGCTGGGGCGCCTGGCGGTGGAGCTGCtgcggcggggcgcggcggcgcgggccTGCGAGGCGGCCGCCA GAAAACTTAACGTTGGTGCGGACACCATTCAGCGTGGGGTGGAAGGACTAACCTACCTTCTTACGGAAAGCTCCAAGCTTATG ATTTCTGAGATAGACTTCCAAGATTCCATTCATGTTCTGGGATTCTCAGATGAATTGAACAAATTACTGCTCCAGTTATACCTCGATAACAGGAAGGAGATAAGAAGCATTCTCAGCGAGCTGGCACCAAAGCTTCCCAGCTACCACAATCTTGAATGGAGACTGGATGTGCAG CTTGCAAGCAGAAGCCTGAGACAACAGATTAAGCCTGCTGTGACTATGAAGCTACATCTTAATCAGAACGAAGATCAAATTGCCCAGGTGTTGCAAACCGACCCTTCCACCCTCCTCCACCTAATTCAGCAACTGGAACAAGCATTGggggaaatgaaaacaaaccattGCAGGAGGATAGCGCGCAACATGAAATAG